The Vulpes vulpes isolate BD-2025 chromosome 8, VulVul3, whole genome shotgun sequence genome has a window encoding:
- the LOC112907679 gene encoding myomegalin-like isoform X1: MLQLKAGMQQPLEKGPAERRVDEQQTQPEEAGSSSVSHSGKYHSLIQDQARELTHLRQKMRMGRAFSSLLIQHVRNTMKTFEELLSSNKVDHYMEQHFREHLTKGTQLAESLASKFGTDACTHEKNGAGQMLRTLRHREREKEAETQEEGEPGSMPGARRGTRSRDSRIAPWAKGRHQTAEPPRDPLHCLSYPSSILREMQKKGKVTEVLKTRQEAQPQTLPQIHSRDQAQSAAHFSSSSTSLLHEEQEVHPSVDVASEYPDRVQVQGICSLVYTA, encoded by the exons atgctccaacTAAAAGCTGGGATGCAGCAGCCGCTAGAGAAGGGACCTGCTGAGAGGAGAGTGGATGAGCAGCAGACTCAGCCTGAAGAGGCAGGATCCTCCTCTGTGTCCCACAGTGG GAAATACCACTCCTTGATCCAGGATCAGGCTCGGGAGTTGACCCACCTGAGGCAAAAGATGAGGATGGGGAGAGCTTTCTCATCCCTTCTCATCCAGCATGTCAGGAATACCATGAAAACCTTTGAGGAACTCCTTAGCAGCAATAAAGTTGACCACTACATGGAGCAGCACTTCCGTGAGCACCTGACCAAGGGGACCCAGCTGGCAGAGAGCCTTGCCAGCAAATTCGGCACAG ATGCCTGTACACATGAGAAGAATGGAGCAGGACAGATGCTGAGGACCCTCAG acacagagagagagagaaagaggcagagacacaggaggagggagaaccaggctccatgccgggagcccgacgcgggactcgatcccgggactccaggatcgcgccctgggccaaaggcaggcaccaaaccgctgagccacccagggatcccctccattgtCTTTCTTACCCCTCCAGTATCCTAAGGGAGATGCAAAAGAAGGGTAAAGTGACAGAAGTCCTAAAGACCAGGCAGGAGGCCCAGCCCCAGACTTTGCCCCAGATCCACTCCAGAGACCAGGCCCAGTCTGCTGCCCATTTCTCCTCCAGCAGTACTTCTCTGCTTCATGAAGAGCAAGAAGTACACCCTTCAGTGGATGTGGCCAGTGAGTACCCAGACAGGGTCCAGGTGCAAGGTATTTGCTCCTTGGTCTACACAGCATGA
- the LOC112907679 gene encoding NBPF family member NBPF6-like protein isoform X2 has translation MLQLKAGMQQPLEKGPAERRVDEQQTQPEEAGSSSVSHSGKYHSLIQDQARELTHLRQKMRMGRAFSSLLIQHVRNTMKTFEELLSSNKVDHYMEQHFREHLTKGTQLAESLASKFGTDACTHEKNGAGQMLRTLRCQPSHSC, from the exons atgctccaacTAAAAGCTGGGATGCAGCAGCCGCTAGAGAAGGGACCTGCTGAGAGGAGAGTGGATGAGCAGCAGACTCAGCCTGAAGAGGCAGGATCCTCCTCTGTGTCCCACAGTGG GAAATACCACTCCTTGATCCAGGATCAGGCTCGGGAGTTGACCCACCTGAGGCAAAAGATGAGGATGGGGAGAGCTTTCTCATCCCTTCTCATCCAGCATGTCAGGAATACCATGAAAACCTTTGAGGAACTCCTTAGCAGCAATAAAGTTGACCACTACATGGAGCAGCACTTCCGTGAGCACCTGACCAAGGGGACCCAGCTGGCAGAGAGCCTTGCCAGCAAATTCGGCACAG ATGCCTGTACACATGAGAAGAATGGAGCAGGACAGATGCTGAGGACCCTCAG